The proteins below come from a single Rosa rugosa chromosome 2, drRosRugo1.1, whole genome shotgun sequence genomic window:
- the LOC133733769 gene encoding E3 ubiquitin-protein ligase RSL1-like, whose translation METLTEQTDVHVILSEQRRELLAAKTLDADLDLAFNLQMQEAITASLALNPSPSTSQSPPPSQPYEPNDDVLDIVATLLLEDVERFSQEYEDHERSVLEARRAKEDLDRRIHDQKFAIDVRDLPEEYWRNHGDVYERPFCTDGASSSSGKAAAETECLRLYCKGLISEEVVKNVKMAVGGIGVAICDPRDNLVFEVKKNMEAVVDGERLSDEAAELEALVEGLNKALTMDLKNVTFFCDDNKLYQYFTNRVVPGNSKIATLVNQVALLQKEFESCSPSLVARGDIKFAFKFAREAIVSQITWQAETSNGKSLKETCVICYEETDVARMFSIDGCLHRYCISCMKQHVEVRLLNGMVAHCPHEGCKSEVNIDSYENFFLAPKLVEVMNQRIKESSIHVTDRVYCQYPKCSALMSKKEILEYTKTSYGGAEESGARKCMKCHYYFCIKCLVPWHFELTCDEYQTSHNFPKEHQMLKSLATKRLWRQCVKCNHMVELAQGCYHITCRCGYQFCYTCGAEWKDRKPCSCPLWDEQYILTT comes from the exons ATGGAAACCCTGACGGAGCAAACCGACGTCCACGTCATCCTCTCCGAGCAGCGCAGGGAGCTCTTGGCCGCCAAAACTCTAGACGCCGACCTCGACTTGGCCTTCAATCTACAAATGCAAGAAGCCATAACCGCCTCTCTGGCGCTCAATCCATCACCGAGTACTTCGCAGTCTCCTCCTCCGTCGCAGCCGTACGAGCCAAACGACGACGTGTTGGACATCGTCGCCACGCTACTGCTGGAGGACGTGGAGAGGTTCTCGCAGGAGTACGAGGACCACGAGCGCAGCGTTTTGGAGGCGAGGAGGGCGAAGGAGGATCTGGACCGTCGGATTCACGACCAGAAGTTCGCGATCGACGTCCGTGACTTGCCGGAGGAATACTGGAGGAATCACGGGGACGTGTACGAACGGCCGTTCTGTACGGACGGGGCGTCGTCGTCGTCGGGAAAAGCTGCGGCGGAGACAGAGTGTTTGAGATTGTACTGCAAGGGTTTGATTAGTGAAGAGGTTGTGAAGAATGTGAAAATGGCGGTGGGCGGGATTGGGGTTGCGATCTGTGACCCTAGAGATAATCTGGTTTTCGAGGTGAAGAAGAATATGGAGGCGGTGGTTGATGGTGAGAGACTGAGCGATGAGGCTGCGGAGCTTGAGGCTCTGGTTGAAGGGCTTAATAAAGCTCTAACTATGGACTTGAAGAATGTCACATTTTTCTGTGATGATAACAAGCTTTACCAATAT TTTACAAACAGAGTGGTTCCTGGAAACAGCAAGATTGCAACACTAGTCAACCAAGTTGCTCTTCTACAAAAAGAATTTGAATCCTGCAGCCCTTCACTTGTGGCACGTGGTGATATTAAGTTTGCATTTAAATTTGCAAGAGAGGCTATAGTTTCTCAGATCACCTGGCAAGCAGAAACTAGCAATGGCAAGTCTTTGAAGGAGACTTGTGTCATATGTTATGAAGAAACTGATGTTGCTCGAATGTTTTCAATCGATGGTTGTCTGCACAGGTATTGCATTTCTTGTATGAAACAGCACGTGGAAGTAAGGTTGCTTAATGGGATGGTGGCACATTGTCCTCATGAAGGCTGCAAATCCGAAGTGAATATTGATAGCTATGAGAATTTCTTCTTGGCACCTAAACTAGTTGAGGTTATGAACCAACGAATCAAGGAGTCTTCTATTCATGTTACAGACAGAGTCTATTGCCAATATCCCAAGTGTTCTGCATTAATGTCCAAGAAGGAGATCTTAGAATATACCAAAACTTCTTATGGTGGTGCTGAAGAATCTGGAGCCAGAAAATGCATGAAATGCCACTACTATTTTTGTATCAAGTGCTTGGTTCCTTGGCATTTTGAATTGACCTGTGATGAGTACCAAACGTCACACAATTTCCCTAAAGAACATCAAATGCTGAAGTCACTGGCTACAAAGAGACTCTGGCGGCAGTGTGTTAAGTGCAACCACATGGTTGAACTTGCACAAGGTTGTTACCACATTACTTGCAG ATGTGGATATCAGTTTTGCTACACTTGTGGAGCTGAATGGAAGGACAGGAAACCTTGTTCCTGCCCACTCTGGGACGAGCAGTACATACTTACAACATAA
- the LOC133733768 gene encoding E3 ubiquitin-protein ligase RSL1-like isoform X1 yields MEDPIMDDHRDAEDLQAILAEQRRELLAVKTLDSDLDMAFNLQMKEALTASLALQPSSSTQQSPPYEPKDDLLDLAAAFMLEDVERFPQEYEDHERSVLEVKKLKTDLDRRIHDQKFAIDVRDLPEDYWSEYGDEYERLYCTDGSSSSKDGLQTECLRLYCKGLISEEVVKNVKVAVGGIGVAICDPRDNLIFEAKKNLEVLIDGEIMSNEAAELEALCEGLNKALTLDLKNITFFIDDNKLYQYVTDEVIPGNSKIATLVNQVALLQRKFESCSPSLVAPSEIKFVFKFARDAIVSQISWCVKTHNGKSFKETCAICFEETDVTRMFSIDGCLHRYCISCVKKHVEVKLLSGMVAQCPHEACNSEVNIDSYEQFLAPNLVAVMSQRIKESSIPVTERVYCPYPKCSALMSKMEVFEYTKTSCVGAEESAARKCMKCHYYFCFDCMVPWHYKMSCEEYKQSHPFPPKEDQLLNSLATTKQWRNCKKCNHMVELAEGCNHITCRCGYEFCYTCGAEWKNKKPTCSCPLWDEHNIIHEQPHPVQPIVRVRPRQVAPGNEQPRQVRPRR; encoded by the exons ATGGAGGATCCAATCATGGATGATCATAGAGACGCAGAAGACCTCCAAGCCATTCTGGCGGAGCAGCGCAGAGAGCTCTTGGCAGTCAAAACCCTAGACTCCGACCTCGACATGGCATTCAATCTTCAAATGAAGGAAGCCCTCACCGCCTCTCTGGCTCTCCAACCCTCCTCCAGTACTCAGCAGTCTCCGCCGTACGAGCCCAAGGACGACCTCTTGGACCTCGCCGCAGCGTTCATGCTCGAGGACGTGGAGAGGTTTCCTCAGGAGTACGAGGACCACGAACGCAGCGTTTTGGAGGTGAAGAAACTGAAGACGGATCTCGACCGTCGGATTCACGACCAGAAGTTCGCTATCGACGTCCGTGACTTGCCCGAGGACTACTGGAGCGAGTACGGAGACGAATATGAAAGGCTGTACTGTACGGATGGGTCGTCGTCTTCAAAAGATGGGTTGCAGACCGAGTGTTTGAGATTGTATTGCAAGGGTTTGATTAGTGAAGAGGTGGTCAAGAATGTGAAGGTGGCGGTGGGTGGGATTGGGGTTGCGATTTGTGACCCGAGAGATAATCTGATTTTCGAGGCCAAGAAGAATCTAGAAGTGTTGATTGATGGCGAGATTATGAGCAATGAGGCTGCGGAGCTTGAGGCTCTCTGTGAAGGACTTAATAAAGCTCTCACACTGGACTTGAAAAATATCACCTTTTTCATTGATGACAACAAGCTTTACCAATAT GTTACAGACGAAGTGATTCCTGGGAACAGCAAGATTGCAACATTAGTCAATCAAGTTGCTCTTTTACAGAGAAAATTTGAATCTTGCAGCCCTTCTCTTGTGGCACCTAGTGAAATTAAGTTTGTGTTTAAATTTGCAAGAGATGCTATAGTTTCTCAGATCAGCTGGTGTGTAAAAACTCACAATGGCAAGAGTTTCAAGGAGACTTGTGCGATTTGTTTTGAAGAAACTGATGTTACTCGCATGTTTTCAATCGATGGTTGTCTGCACAGGTATTGCATTTCTTGTGTGAAAAAACATGTGGAAGTAAAGTTGCTTAGTGGGATGGTGGCACAGTGTCCACATGAAGCCTGTAATTCTGAGGTGAATATTGATAGCTATGAACAATTCTTGGCACCTAATCTTGTTGCAGTTATGAGCCAACGAATCAAGGAATCTTCTATTCCTGTTACAGAGAGAGTCTATTGCCCTTACCCCAAGTGTTCTGCCTTAATGTCCAAAATGGAGGTCTTTGAATATACCAAAACTTCTTGCGTTGGTGCTGAAGAATCTGCAGCCAGGAAATGCATGAAATGTCATTactatttttgttttgattgcaTGGTTCCTTGGCATTACAAAATGAGCTGCGAAGAGTACAAACAATCACATCCATTTCCCCCCAAAGAAGATCAACTGCTGAATTCATTGGCTACAACAAAACAGTGGCGCAACTGTAAGAAGTGCAACCACATGGTTGAACTTGCAGAAGGTTGTAACCACATCACTTGCAG GTGTGGATATGAGTTCTGCTACACTTGTGGAGCTGAATGGAAGAACAAGAAACCAACATGTTCCTGCCCACTCTGGGATGAGCACAACATAATACATGAGCAGCCGCATCCAGTGCAGCCTATTGTACGTGTGCGCCCACGACAAGTTGCACCAGGAAATGAACAGCCAAGGCAGGTACGACCACGACGTTGA
- the LOC133733768 gene encoding E3 ubiquitin-protein ligase RSL1-like isoform X2 has translation MEDPIMDDHRDAEDLQAILAEQRRELLAVKTLDSDLDMAFNLQMKEALTASLALQPSSSTQQSPPYEPKDDLLDLAAAFMLEDVERFPQEYEDHERSVLEVKKLKTDLDRRIHDQKFAIDVRDLPEDYWSEYGDEYERLYCTDGSSSSKDGLQTECLRLYCKGLISEEVVKNVKVAVGGIGVAICDPRDNLIFEAKKNLEVLIDGEIMSNEAAELEALCEGLNKALTLDLKNITFFIDDNKLYQYVTDEVIPGNSKIATLVNQVALLQRKFESCSPSLVAPSEIKFVFKFARDAIVSQISWCVKTHNGKSFKETCAICFEETDVTRMFSIDGCLHSYEPTNQGIFYSCYRESLLPLPQVFCLNVQNGGL, from the exons ATGGAGGATCCAATCATGGATGATCATAGAGACGCAGAAGACCTCCAAGCCATTCTGGCGGAGCAGCGCAGAGAGCTCTTGGCAGTCAAAACCCTAGACTCCGACCTCGACATGGCATTCAATCTTCAAATGAAGGAAGCCCTCACCGCCTCTCTGGCTCTCCAACCCTCCTCCAGTACTCAGCAGTCTCCGCCGTACGAGCCCAAGGACGACCTCTTGGACCTCGCCGCAGCGTTCATGCTCGAGGACGTGGAGAGGTTTCCTCAGGAGTACGAGGACCACGAACGCAGCGTTTTGGAGGTGAAGAAACTGAAGACGGATCTCGACCGTCGGATTCACGACCAGAAGTTCGCTATCGACGTCCGTGACTTGCCCGAGGACTACTGGAGCGAGTACGGAGACGAATATGAAAGGCTGTACTGTACGGATGGGTCGTCGTCTTCAAAAGATGGGTTGCAGACCGAGTGTTTGAGATTGTATTGCAAGGGTTTGATTAGTGAAGAGGTGGTCAAGAATGTGAAGGTGGCGGTGGGTGGGATTGGGGTTGCGATTTGTGACCCGAGAGATAATCTGATTTTCGAGGCCAAGAAGAATCTAGAAGTGTTGATTGATGGCGAGATTATGAGCAATGAGGCTGCGGAGCTTGAGGCTCTCTGTGAAGGACTTAATAAAGCTCTCACACTGGACTTGAAAAATATCACCTTTTTCATTGATGACAACAAGCTTTACCAATAT GTTACAGACGAAGTGATTCCTGGGAACAGCAAGATTGCAACATTAGTCAATCAAGTTGCTCTTTTACAGAGAAAATTTGAATCTTGCAGCCCTTCTCTTGTGGCACCTAGTGAAATTAAGTTTGTGTTTAAATTTGCAAGAGATGCTATAGTTTCTCAGATCAGCTGGTGTGTAAAAACTCACAATGGCAAGAGTTTCAAGGAGACTTGTGCGATTTGTTTTGAAGAAACTGATGTTACTCGCATGTTTTCAATCGATGGTTGTCTGCACAG TTATGAGCCAACGAATCAAGGAATCTTCTATTCCTGTTACAGAGAGAGTCTATTGCCCTTACCCCAAGTGTTCTGCCTTAATGTCCAAAATGGAGGTCTTTGA